The Haloarcula sp. H-GB4 genome contains a region encoding:
- a CDS encoding PIG-L deacetylase family protein codes for MAKHAERGDEVSIVHMTRGEYGGLQTNSQEAVGRVREQEARDSGAVLGASEVAFLDFKDGRITYSLEHRVEIVDVIREYEPDIILTHYKDDMHPDHRATSRLVTDAYYMASLPLVETDFEPCDPDNIYYFGKPTSEFTPSMFIDIDGYLEQKVTAIEKHESQVEFLVEHGGIDAEFDNLIDGLRAENLVFGKQAGARSAEGFVPLHESAQEFLG; via the coding sequence ATAGCAAAGCACGCTGAACGTGGTGATGAGGTTAGTATCGTACATATGACCCGGGGCGAATACGGCGGGCTACAAACGAACTCACAGGAAGCGGTCGGGCGAGTGCGCGAACAGGAGGCCCGCGACTCGGGAGCCGTGTTAGGCGCGTCAGAAGTCGCTTTTCTCGATTTCAAGGACGGGCGAATCACTTACTCCCTAGAGCACCGTGTCGAGATAGTGGATGTAATCCGGGAGTATGAGCCGGACATCATCCTCACGCATTACAAAGACGATATGCATCCAGATCATCGGGCGACTTCACGGTTAGTTACGGACGCGTACTACATGGCGTCGCTGCCACTCGTTGAGACGGATTTCGAACCCTGCGATCCGGACAACATCTACTACTTCGGCAAGCCGACATCGGAGTTTACTCCATCCATGTTCATCGATATTGATGGGTATCTGGAACAAAAGGTCACAGCAATTGAGAAACACGAGTCACAGGTGGAGTTCCTCGTTGAGCACGGCGGTATCGATGCTGAGTTCGATAACCTCATTGATGGACTTCGCGCCGAGAATCTCGTGTTTGGCAAACAGGCTGGTGCCCGCAGTGCGGAGGGGTTCGTCCCGCTCCACGAGTCTGCACAGGAATTCCTCGGATAG
- a CDS encoding aminotransferase class V-fold PLP-dependent enzyme, translating to MVPFTTESESVYRQLGVTPVINAAGTKTRIGGSLIREEAADAMRAAADEFVQLSDLEAKASEQIAEIAGAEAGYVSPGAEAGLLLAAAAAIAGDDPKTMSELPHPTDAPNDIVMPRTHRTGYDHALRAAGANIVDVGTNDYHLGTGATNVEPWEIESAIDQNTAGVAYVQKTYTQPELSTVSEIAHRHDVPVIVDAAAEVPPIENLSRFVEQGADMVVFSGGKGIRGPQTTGLIAGKRRYIRSIAAQHQDMHVDRRVWNPPSSLIDTERFDGVPRQGIGRSLKVGKEELVGLIRALELFIEEDQEALVAEWENLAQSMAGQLESAGVATTVVAGGEQSVAPHVIVDIPSSQSTSPAATLVSELQREDPRVYVGEDRIDEGEIVLNPMCLDEDGAAYVVDRLLTHL from the coding sequence ATGGTTCCATTCACAACAGAGTCAGAGTCAGTGTATCGTCAGTTAGGCGTCACGCCGGTCATCAATGCAGCGGGAACGAAAACGCGGATCGGTGGCAGCCTCATTCGGGAAGAAGCCGCGGACGCCATGCGCGCTGCTGCCGACGAATTCGTTCAGTTGAGTGATCTAGAAGCAAAGGCGTCCGAACAGATCGCTGAAATCGCTGGGGCGGAAGCCGGATACGTTTCGCCGGGCGCTGAAGCCGGTCTGTTGTTGGCCGCAGCTGCCGCGATCGCGGGGGACGACCCGAAGACTATGTCGGAGTTACCCCATCCGACAGACGCACCAAACGACATCGTGATGCCCCGGACTCACCGGACTGGATATGACCATGCATTGCGGGCGGCGGGCGCAAACATCGTCGATGTCGGGACAAACGATTACCACCTTGGAACCGGCGCAACAAACGTTGAACCCTGGGAAATCGAAAGCGCTATTGACCAGAACACTGCTGGGGTTGCGTACGTCCAGAAAACGTACACACAGCCCGAACTTTCTACTGTCTCGGAGATTGCACATCGACACGATGTGCCCGTGATTGTCGACGCTGCCGCCGAGGTTCCGCCCATTGAAAACCTCTCCCGTTTCGTCGAACAGGGAGCAGACATGGTGGTGTTCAGTGGTGGTAAAGGAATCCGTGGCCCGCAAACGACGGGTCTTATCGCCGGCAAACGTCGGTATATCCGCTCAATCGCGGCCCAGCATCAAGATATGCACGTCGACCGTCGAGTCTGGAACCCACCCAGTTCGCTTATCGATACGGAACGATTCGATGGGGTCCCCAGACAGGGTATCGGACGGTCGCTCAAGGTCGGGAAAGAGGAACTTGTCGGCCTCATTCGCGCGCTAGAACTATTCATCGAAGAGGATCAGGAGGCGCTTGTTGCCGAGTGGGAGAATCTCGCCCAGAGCATGGCAGGCCAGCTTGAGTCGGCGGGCGTGGCGACCACAGTTGTCGCTGGCGGTGAGCAGAGTGTGGCACCTCACGTCATTGTCGACATTCCCAGCTCCCAATCCACCTCCCCGGCAGCGACGCTGGTCTCAGAGCTTCAGCGGGAGGACCCCCGCGTGTATGTCGGTGAGGATCGTATCGACGAGGGGGAGATTGTTCTCAACCCAATGTGTCTTGATGAAGACGGTGCTGCGTACGTCGTTGACCGCCTGCTCACGCATCTGTGA
- a CDS encoding IclR family transcriptional regulator: MTGQDPIESAERVLDIIEALKTEQALGVTELAERVGMPKSTVHVHLSTLKSRGYVVQDQNKAYRLGLRFLDIGMKVRERQEMYQEVAPKLNEIADETDEKAWWIVEENGKAVFLAKSLGSRAIQTNSQIGQYTELYRLAGGMAILSVLPKHRRQSIVDGYDYPLPDGRNRQELEAELDEIQDRGVAYGIDQFLEGVAGVGAPLVDNAGNTYGAISVSGPANRLDSERIENELTDLIRGISGELQVNLSYQ; this comes from the coding sequence ATGACAGGACAAGACCCTATAGAGTCCGCCGAAAGAGTGCTCGATATTATTGAAGCACTGAAAACGGAGCAGGCACTCGGCGTCACTGAACTGGCAGAGCGGGTGGGGATGCCCAAGAGCACGGTCCACGTTCATCTCTCAACTCTCAAGAGTCGAGGCTACGTCGTACAGGACCAGAACAAGGCCTATCGGCTGGGCTTACGATTTCTTGATATTGGGATGAAAGTCCGCGAGCGACAGGAAATGTATCAGGAAGTCGCTCCAAAACTGAACGAGATAGCCGACGAAACTGATGAAAAAGCGTGGTGGATCGTCGAAGAGAACGGCAAGGCAGTCTTCCTGGCGAAATCACTCGGCAGTCGGGCGATTCAGACAAACTCACAAATCGGCCAGTACACCGAACTGTACAGGCTGGCTGGTGGAATGGCAATTCTCTCAGTATTGCCGAAACACCGACGGCAATCAATCGTTGACGGCTACGACTACCCCCTTCCAGACGGTCGAAATCGGCAGGAACTCGAAGCGGAACTTGACGAGATTCAGGACCGCGGGGTTGCCTACGGCATTGACCAGTTCCTCGAAGGCGTAGCCGGTGTCGGTGCACCGCTGGTAGACAACGCCGGCAACACGTACGGTGCTATCAGTGTCTCGGGGCCGGCGAACAGGCTAGACTCGGAACGCATCGAGAACGAACTGACCGACCTCATCCGTGGAATCTCCGGCGAGCTACAGGTAAATCTATCCTATCAATAG
- a CDS encoding ABC transporter ATP-binding protein translates to MAQLALDNLVKTFSDGSDEVVAVDTVDMSLNDGEFLVLVGPSGCGKSTTLRMVAGLETVTEGDILIGDESVIGTEPRDRDIAMVFQNYALYPHMTAKENMSFGLKMTTDLDTETIEQRVTETAEMMGIEDLLDDPPKELSGGQQQRVALGRAIVRDPAVFLMDEPLSNLDAKLRTKMRTELKSLQNELDVTTIYVTHDQTEAMTMGDRIAILDDGVLQQVGTPLKCYHRPANRFVAGFIGSPSMNFIPAAVEDGSLVHQEFTYALSAETAAQLDGHDKVILGVRPEDIQLSTATGPEQTVTATVDVVEPLGDLFHVYVTIDGQQYTVTVEDGTNLGNGVRVGLKFPEDVIHLFDADSGTAIKNSETEIDEESPVAA, encoded by the coding sequence ATGGCACAGTTAGCGCTCGATAACCTTGTCAAGACGTTCTCCGACGGGAGCGACGAGGTTGTCGCTGTCGATACGGTGGATATGTCGCTGAACGACGGCGAATTTCTGGTACTGGTCGGCCCATCCGGCTGTGGAAAATCGACAACCTTGCGGATGGTTGCCGGGCTTGAGACGGTAACTGAGGGCGATATTTTGATCGGAGATGAATCCGTTATCGGCACCGAGCCCCGTGACCGCGACATCGCGATGGTCTTTCAGAACTACGCGCTCTATCCACACATGACCGCAAAAGAGAATATGTCGTTTGGGTTGAAGATGACGACAGATCTGGATACAGAGACGATTGAACAGCGTGTAACCGAGACAGCCGAGATGATGGGCATTGAGGACCTGCTTGATGATCCGCCAAAGGAGCTCTCTGGCGGCCAGCAACAGCGAGTGGCGCTCGGAAGAGCAATCGTCCGGGACCCGGCAGTGTTCTTGATGGACGAACCGCTGAGCAATCTGGATGCCAAACTCCGGACGAAAATGCGGACCGAACTAAAGAGCCTCCAGAACGAACTCGATGTTACGACCATCTATGTCACCCACGATCAGACGGAGGCAATGACGATGGGCGACCGTATCGCTATTCTGGACGACGGCGTATTACAGCAGGTTGGAACGCCACTGAAGTGTTATCACCGTCCAGCCAATCGGTTTGTCGCCGGATTTATCGGGTCGCCCTCGATGAATTTCATTCCTGCCGCTGTTGAGGACGGATCACTAGTACATCAGGAGTTTACCTATGCGCTATCTGCCGAAACCGCCGCCCAACTTGACGGGCACGATAAAGTCATTCTCGGCGTCCGACCTGAGGATATTCAACTCAGCACCGCGACGGGACCGGAGCAGACAGTCACCGCGACCGTCGACGTTGTTGAGCCACTTGGGGATCTATTTCACGTGTACGTAACTATTGATGGGCAGCAGTATACGGTCACCGTCGAGGATGGGACAAACCTCGGGAATGGGGTCAGAGTCGGATTGAAGTTCCCAGAGGATGTCATCCATCTCTTTGATGCGGACTCTGGCACCGCGATCAAAAACAGTGAAACGGAGATCGACGAAGAGAGTCCGGTTGCCGCCTGA
- a CDS encoding ABC transporter permease, whose translation MVAADFIEQLLNGLTLGMVYVLLAAGLSVIFGVMDVINFSHGELFALGAYLSLSIIAPFGAGTGFWIAIVVAPVVVGLIGAAIERTTVRPLYGRDPLYHILLTFGLVLVINDVIRLIWGTQQRQLAVPEYLSQPVSILGVQVSVYNYFMIVFAALLAVVTWYLLNRTKYGMIIRAGSQDREMVRNVGIDIDQYYTLVFGVGAALAAVAGIVLGGYQNVNTGMGNSVIIPAFVVVVLGGLGSFRGAVFGGLLVGVVQTLMRAYSGSVLATFGDTTLSVPNLEGLTVYLLMIAVLLVKPQGLFGTRGEESEGEGEILVGGYGGILADSTRVRLGGIAVVALAVAPVAILFMGDQYYLVVLNEILIWAIFALSLDIVMGYAGLVPLGHTMFYGVGAYTAALVMLHYSQSVFVVLLGAILICAVLAWIVGSLSIRVSGVYFAMITLAFAELLYSAVFKFDFTGGSDGLLGFEAFLGLGSIGASLSNIEFGVLGYEVGQQFVFYYLALFIAVLSLLFARRMMNAPFGSVLQSIRESEERAEFIGYDVNRYKRRAFVISGGMAGLAGGLLAISPSTVIISPDQTLNWIHSGEVIVIALFGGMGTLYGPMIGSGVFFGAEEFLSSYTDQWRLIIGTMFILFVLFVPRGIVSIPSLVAQRLETANNADGTVDMDEPEVRSDD comes from the coding sequence ATGGTTGCTGCCGATTTCATTGAACAACTGCTGAATGGCCTCACCCTGGGGATGGTTTATGTCCTGTTAGCCGCCGGACTATCAGTCATCTTCGGCGTGATGGACGTGATCAACTTCTCCCATGGCGAGCTGTTCGCACTCGGTGCGTATCTCTCTTTGAGCATCATTGCGCCGTTCGGTGCGGGGACTGGGTTCTGGATCGCGATAGTGGTTGCACCGGTCGTCGTCGGTCTCATCGGTGCCGCTATCGAGCGAACGACTGTCCGGCCACTGTATGGCCGAGACCCGCTATATCATATTCTCCTGACGTTCGGGCTCGTGCTCGTCATCAATGACGTGATCCGTCTTATCTGGGGGACACAGCAACGACAGCTAGCTGTCCCTGAGTATCTGAGCCAGCCAGTGTCTATACTGGGCGTCCAGGTATCCGTGTATAATTATTTCATGATCGTCTTCGCAGCGTTGCTCGCGGTAGTGACGTGGTACCTGCTGAACCGGACAAAGTACGGGATGATCATCCGTGCCGGGTCGCAGGACCGCGAGATGGTTCGGAACGTCGGCATTGACATCGACCAGTATTACACGCTGGTCTTTGGCGTCGGTGCAGCGCTCGCCGCCGTCGCCGGGATTGTCCTTGGCGGCTACCAGAACGTGAACACTGGTATGGGGAACAGCGTCATCATTCCAGCATTCGTTGTCGTCGTCCTCGGTGGCCTCGGTAGCTTCAGAGGGGCTGTCTTCGGCGGATTGCTCGTCGGTGTCGTCCAGACGCTGATGCGGGCCTACAGTGGGAGTGTTCTGGCCACGTTTGGTGACACGACACTGAGCGTCCCCAATCTGGAAGGGTTGACCGTGTACCTGCTTATGATTGCGGTGTTGCTGGTGAAACCACAAGGGCTGTTTGGAACGCGGGGTGAAGAGTCAGAAGGTGAAGGCGAGATTCTCGTCGGCGGGTACGGCGGGATACTGGCAGACAGCACACGGGTACGGCTCGGTGGTATCGCCGTCGTCGCGCTTGCAGTTGCGCCAGTCGCGATTCTGTTCATGGGCGATCAGTACTACCTTGTCGTGCTTAATGAGATCCTCATCTGGGCCATCTTCGCACTGAGTCTGGATATCGTGATGGGGTACGCCGGACTGGTCCCGCTCGGCCACACGATGTTCTACGGCGTTGGCGCATACACCGCTGCGCTCGTCATGTTGCACTACTCACAGTCTGTTTTTGTCGTGTTACTCGGGGCTATTCTCATCTGTGCCGTCCTAGCCTGGATCGTCGGAAGCCTCTCTATTCGCGTTTCCGGCGTGTACTTCGCGATGATTACGCTGGCGTTTGCGGAGTTGCTCTACAGCGCTGTGTTCAAGTTCGACTTCACTGGCGGGAGCGACGGCCTGCTCGGCTTCGAGGCGTTCCTCGGACTCGGTAGTATCGGGGCGTCACTCTCGAACATCGAGTTCGGGGTCCTCGGGTATGAAGTCGGACAGCAGTTCGTGTTCTACTATCTCGCCCTGTTCATTGCCGTGCTCTCGCTCCTGTTCGCTCGGCGCATGATGAACGCGCCGTTTGGCAGTGTCCTGCAGTCGATCCGGGAAAGCGAAGAGCGAGCGGAGTTCATCGGGTACGACGTCAACAGATACAAGCGCCGAGCGTTTGTCATCAGCGGCGGTATGGCCGGACTGGCCGGCGGACTCCTCGCCATCAGTCCGTCAACTGTCATCATCTCACCGGACCAGACACTCAACTGGATCCACTCAGGCGAGGTCATTGTCATTGCGCTGTTCGGTGGGATGGGAACACTGTACGGTCCCATGATCGGCTCCGGTGTCTTCTTCGGCGCCGAGGAATTCCTCTCGTCGTACACCGACCAGTGGCGGCTTATTATCGGGACGATGTTTATCCTGTTCGTGCTGTTCGTCCCACGCGGTATCGTATCAATTCCGTCCCTCGTGGCACAGCGACTGGAGACGGCCAACAACGCGGATGGTACCGTAGATATGGATGAACCGGAGGTGAGAAGCGATGACTGA
- a CDS encoding ABC transporter ATP-binding protein, which produces MTETVLETDGLTKRFGKLTAVDDVSLSVADGEFRSVIGPNGAGKTTTFNLITGALSPSEGVVRFKGEDITNVAPHERVGRGLGRSFQITNVFGGLTVRENVRLAAQSVHSDEINPGEALFRDKNGFDEITEQTGTVLEQIGLRDRADEHAEALAYGDQRRLELGLVLATDPDLVMLDEPTAGMSSEETQATMNLIDEVLSDRSLMLIEHDIDLVMRVSDRITVLTRGEELASGTPEEIANNEDVRDAYLGGVRE; this is translated from the coding sequence ATGACTGAGACTGTACTCGAAACGGACGGACTGACGAAGCGGTTCGGCAAGCTCACCGCCGTTGACGACGTTTCACTGTCGGTTGCGGATGGTGAGTTCAGGAGCGTTATCGGGCCAAACGGGGCCGGAAAGACAACGACGTTTAATCTCATCACTGGCGCGCTATCGCCGTCAGAAGGCGTTGTGCGGTTCAAGGGTGAGGATATTACTAACGTCGCACCACACGAACGGGTCGGCCGGGGACTGGGACGGTCGTTCCAGATTACGAATGTTTTCGGCGGCCTCACCGTCAGAGAAAACGTGCGTCTGGCAGCACAGTCCGTCCACAGTGACGAGATCAATCCCGGCGAGGCACTGTTCCGTGACAAGAACGGCTTCGATGAAATTACGGAGCAAACTGGGACAGTGCTGGAGCAGATCGGTCTTCGAGACCGGGCTGACGAGCACGCAGAGGCTCTTGCGTACGGCGACCAGCGCCGACTCGAGCTGGGTCTCGTACTGGCGACAGACCCCGATCTCGTCATGCTCGACGAACCAACCGCCGGAATGAGTAGCGAGGAGACACAGGCCACGATGAATCTTATCGATGAGGTTCTCTCAGACCGGTCGCTGATGCTCATTGAACACGATATCGACCTTGTGATGCGTGTCTCGGACCGGATTACTGTCCTGACCCGCGGCGAAGAACTCGCAAGCGGGACTCCTGAAGAGATCGCAAACAACGAGGACGTCCGCGATGCGTACCTCGGTGGTGTTCGAGAATGA
- a CDS encoding ABC transporter substrate-binding protein encodes MSNEGTSPDSTVGIDRSRRQFIAAAGAVGALGLAGCQGGSTGGEEAVTVASLNPMTGPYSSLGPGQRTGAELAVTEINNNDDYDFEFELVTGDTETEAGAAQSEAQRVVQEDGAEFVFGAISSSVALGLNDFAAQSEHIYFPGGAAVPITGSACNEWVFRFETNTAQIAEAISAYSVNNLGTNVWFHYADYAYGDSVYNRTSRRMENASDDYTEVGTSTSELGASNYGSFITQISNSEADVVMLGMTGGDLVNFTNQAADQGLTDQVAVVGPTQTFQSVRAGTGSNSVGTFGGARYDPSIEMGDNQAFVEAYASENDREPGNFARVGYDSMRLMAKGMHEAGSTEPGDVRDALEGGTFTTVLGDITLRESDHQATNPTWMAELVEGDSDSADVELLEQVPGSETLPPASDLGCEM; translated from the coding sequence ATGTCGAACGAAGGTACCTCACCAGACAGTACTGTGGGAATCGACCGGTCACGGAGACAGTTCATCGCCGCTGCCGGGGCGGTCGGCGCGCTTGGCCTCGCTGGCTGTCAAGGCGGGTCAACAGGCGGCGAGGAGGCAGTAACTGTTGCGAGCCTGAACCCAATGACTGGCCCGTACAGCTCTCTCGGACCGGGCCAGCGCACTGGGGCTGAACTCGCTGTGACGGAGATAAACAACAACGACGACTACGACTTCGAGTTCGAGTTGGTGACGGGCGACACAGAAACCGAAGCTGGGGCCGCACAGTCAGAGGCTCAGCGTGTTGTTCAGGAGGATGGAGCAGAGTTCGTGTTCGGTGCGATTTCCAGTTCGGTTGCGCTTGGGCTGAATGACTTTGCCGCTCAGTCTGAGCATATCTACTTCCCCGGCGGTGCAGCGGTTCCGATCACCGGGTCTGCCTGCAACGAATGGGTGTTCCGTTTTGAGACGAATACTGCACAGATTGCCGAGGCGATATCGGCATACTCGGTCAACAATCTGGGGACCAATGTCTGGTTCCACTACGCGGACTACGCGTACGGCGACTCGGTGTACAACCGCACGAGCAGGCGCATGGAGAATGCCAGCGACGACTACACCGAGGTCGGAACATCAACGTCGGAGCTGGGTGCAAGCAACTACGGCTCGTTCATCACGCAGATCAGCAATTCCGAGGCTGACGTGGTCATGCTGGGGATGACCGGCGGTGATCTGGTGAACTTCACCAACCAGGCCGCGGACCAGGGCCTCACCGACCAGGTCGCTGTTGTCGGTCCGACCCAGACGTTCCAGAGTGTCCGTGCCGGGACCGGGTCGAACAGCGTTGGTACATTCGGTGGCGCTCGGTACGACCCCTCGATCGAGATGGGGGACAATCAGGCATTCGTTGAGGCCTACGCCAGCGAGAACGACAGAGAGCCCGGCAACTTTGCCCGCGTCGGCTACGACTCGATGCGACTGATGGCCAAGGGAATGCACGAGGCCGGGAGTACCGAACCGGGGGATGTCCGGGACGCACTCGAAGGTGGCACGTTCACGACAGTACTGGGGGACATCACGCTTCGGGAGAGCGATCACCAGGCCACCAATCCGACGTGGATGGCCGAACTCGTCGAGGGCGATAGTGATTCAGCGGATGTCGAACTCCTTGAGCAGGTCCCGGGTTCGGAGACGCTGCCACCAGCCAGTGACCTCGGCTGTGAGATGTAG
- a CDS encoding ABC transporter ATP-binding protein — translation MTDPLLSLEDVRAGYGMTEVLQGVSMDVERGSVVSLVGRNGVGKTTTLRSIVGNITPNGGSITFNGEDITTRNSETTIRRGIGFVPEERRIFPELTVRENIRMGEIGAESPDGPSVDDVLDMFENLAEREHRDGSVLSGGEQQMLAVGRALTADPDLLLLDEPTEGLAPYVVRQIEDLILELNEQGITVLVVEQNIPVALEVSEYTYILEKGKIVHEGTAAEIQDDKDVLDRHLGVGVTD, via the coding sequence ATGACTGACCCGCTACTTTCTCTCGAGGATGTCCGGGCCGGGTACGGGATGACTGAGGTACTGCAGGGCGTCTCGATGGACGTCGAACGCGGAAGCGTTGTGTCGCTGGTCGGGCGCAACGGGGTCGGCAAGACAACGACGCTCCGGTCGATTGTGGGCAACATCACCCCGAACGGAGGGTCAATAACGTTCAACGGCGAGGATATCACGACACGCAACTCCGAGACGACGATCCGGCGCGGTATCGGGTTCGTTCCTGAAGAGCGCCGGATCTTCCCCGAACTCACCGTTCGGGAGAACATCAGAATGGGTGAGATTGGTGCCGAGTCGCCTGACGGGCCATCAGTCGACGATGTACTGGATATGTTCGAGAACCTCGCAGAGCGAGAACACAGAGATGGGTCGGTCCTTTCGGGTGGCGAACAGCAGATGCTTGCGGTCGGTCGTGCCCTGACTGCTGACCCGGATCTGTTGTTGCTTGACGAACCGACCGAAGGGCTTGCTCCCTATGTCGTCCGGCAGATAGAGGACCTCATCCTCGAATTGAACGAGCAAGGTATCACAGTGCTGGTCGTCGAGCAGAACATCCCGGTTGCACTCGAGGTCTCGGAGTATACGTACATCCTGGAAAAAGGCAAAATCGTCCACGAGGGAACTGCGGCGGAGATCCAAGACGACAAGGACGTACTCGACAGACACCTCGGCGTCGGTGTCACTGACTGA